From Mucilaginibacter rubeus, a single genomic window includes:
- a CDS encoding efflux RND transporter periplasmic adaptor subunit: MKRLIIYMPLLAIVAGMLVTGCSSKAKTNNEAATADTLQLPVLTLNTRDTVLQKSYVADIQAQKNIEIRSRVRGFLEKIYIDEGKQVKKGQLLFKLNDQEFKVNLSKAKAALSNAMADAKATELEVARVKLLVDKKVISKSELEVAESKMNADKATIEEARSMVQSAEDQLAYTYIHAPFDGIIDRIPLKSGSLIDEGTLLTSLSDISSMYAYFSFPENEYLQYIRKKESAPGQTSDKVKLVLADGLDFPYQGEIETVEAEIEQKTGSINFRAKFPNPQKLLRHGATGKLFISTKADSVIMVPQQSVFDIQDKSYVYIVDKDNKLHMQAFLPQTRFSTYYIVKDGLKAGDRILFQGAQNVRDGMIIKPRKMAKDSLLAMK, translated from the coding sequence ATGAAAAGGTTAATTATTTATATGCCCTTATTGGCCATAGTTGCCGGTATGCTTGTCACGGGCTGCTCATCAAAAGCTAAAACCAATAACGAAGCCGCAACTGCAGATACCCTGCAATTGCCGGTACTTACTTTAAATACAAGAGACACTGTTCTTCAAAAATCATACGTTGCCGACATCCAGGCTCAAAAAAATATCGAGATCCGCTCACGCGTTCGCGGCTTTCTTGAAAAGATTTATATAGATGAAGGCAAACAGGTTAAAAAAGGCCAGCTATTATTTAAACTTAACGACCAGGAATTTAAAGTAAACCTATCAAAAGCCAAGGCTGCATTGAGTAATGCCATGGCCGATGCCAAGGCAACAGAACTTGAGGTAGCGAGGGTTAAGCTACTGGTTGACAAGAAAGTAATCTCCAAATCAGAACTTGAAGTAGCGGAATCAAAAATGAATGCTGATAAAGCAACCATTGAAGAAGCGCGCTCCATGGTACAAAGTGCCGAAGACCAGCTGGCCTACACCTACATCCACGCTCCATTTGATGGCATCATCGACAGGATCCCGCTTAAATCGGGCAGTTTGATTGATGAGGGTACTTTGCTTACCAGCCTTTCAGACATCAGCTCGATGTATGCTTACTTCAGCTTCCCGGAAAATGAGTATCTGCAATACATCCGCAAAAAAGAATCGGCACCGGGCCAAACAAGCGATAAAGTTAAGCTGGTTTTAGCAGATGGACTGGACTTCCCCTACCAGGGCGAAATAGAAACCGTAGAAGCCGAAATTGAGCAAAAAACAGGTTCTATCAACTTCAGGGCAAAGTTCCCTAATCCTCAAAAACTGTTAAGACATGGCGCTACAGGCAAGCTTTTTATCTCTACAAAGGCTGATAGCGTGATCATGGTGCCGCAGCAATCGGTATTTGATATCCAGGATAAAAGCTACGTATACATTGTTGATAAGGACAATAAACTGCACATGCAGGCCTTTTTGCCGCAAACCCGTTTTTCTACCTATTACATTGTAAAAGACGGCTTAAAAGCAGGCGACAGGATCTTGTTTCAGGGAGCGCAGAACGTACGTGATGGCATGATCATTAAACCAAGGAAAATGGCAAAAGACTCATTGCTGGCAATGAAGTAA
- a CDS encoding efflux RND transporter permease subunit has translation MFETFIKRPVLSLVISLIITMLGVLALITLPVTQFPDIVPPSVTVTANYTGANAEVCAKAVATPLERAINGVPGMTYMSTVCSNDGLTVIQIYFNVGVDPDQAAVNVQNRVATIIDEMPEEVIKAGVTTEKEVNSMLMYLNIMSQDTSMDEKFIYNFTDINVLQELKRIEGVGRAEIMGAKEYSMRVWLKPDRMMAYKVSTDEVIEAIRAQNVEAAPGKTGQSSDKTPQALQYVLRYPGKFFEPKQYENIVIRAEEDGSVLRLKEIADVEFGSLTYSMVSNTDGKPSASIMIKQRPGSNARDVINNIKTRMAELKESSFPAGMTFNVNYDVSRFLDASIHEVLRTLVEAFILVFIVVFIFLQDFRSTLIPALAVPVALIGSLFFMQMLGFSINLLTLFALVLAIGIVVDNAIVVVEAVHVKMTENHMNAMDATVSAMREISGAIVAITLVMSAVFVPVAFMSGPVGVFYRQFSLTLAISIVISGVNALTLTPALCAIMLKHNPASQKKTLLQRFFGGFNNKYNGLQNKYSTFMTYLSPRKGITLILLAGFFILTWGTSAILPTGFIPTEDQGMLYVNVTTPAGATVERTEQVLKEIEAKTKSMKSIESVSTLSGYSLVNEIAGASYGMAMINLKPWDEREESLDDIIAELTTKTKNIGDASIQFFPPPTVPGFGNASGFEIRVLDKSGQGDLQKAAEVTKNFVDALNASPEIAGAFTSFDPNFPQYMISVDQQTAAQKGITVDKAMSTLQTLMGSFYASNFIRFGQMYKVMVQASPEYRSRPEDVLNLQVKNDKGEMVPFSTFIKMEKVFGPEQLTRYNMYTSAMVTGDADKGFSSGDAIKAIERIAAEKLPKGYAFEWSGMTREQILSGNQAIYIFVICLIFVYLLLAAQYESFLLPLPVILSLPTGIFGAFFFLKITGLENNIYAQVALVMLIGLLGKNAILIVEFAIQRQKEGLSVLKAAIEGAVSRLRPILMTSLAFIAGLIPLCVASGAGAMGNRSIGTAAAGGMLMGTIFGLILIPGLYVIFAGLAERNKKKKPATEVVHHELDIVNN, from the coding sequence ATGTTCGAAACTTTTATAAAGCGGCCAGTGCTGTCGCTTGTTATCTCCCTGATAATTACCATGCTGGGCGTGCTGGCGTTAATAACGCTGCCCGTTACCCAGTTCCCTGATATTGTACCGCCATCGGTAACGGTAACAGCCAATTACACCGGTGCCAATGCCGAGGTGTGCGCCAAAGCCGTAGCTACTCCATTGGAGCGTGCCATCAACGGTGTGCCAGGCATGACTTACATGTCTACCGTTTGTAGTAATGATGGCTTAACGGTGATCCAGATCTACTTTAACGTTGGGGTTGACCCCGACCAGGCCGCGGTGAACGTTCAAAACCGTGTGGCCACCATTATTGACGAAATGCCGGAAGAAGTTATTAAAGCCGGTGTTACCACAGAAAAAGAAGTAAACAGTATGCTGATGTACCTGAACATCATGAGCCAGGACACCAGCATGGACGAGAAATTCATCTATAACTTCACCGATATCAACGTTTTGCAGGAACTTAAGCGAATTGAAGGTGTAGGTAGGGCCGAGATCATGGGTGCTAAGGAATACTCCATGCGTGTATGGCTTAAACCCGACAGGATGATGGCCTACAAGGTATCAACCGATGAGGTGATAGAGGCTATTCGTGCCCAAAACGTTGAAGCGGCACCGGGTAAAACCGGCCAGAGCTCCGATAAAACACCGCAGGCGCTACAATATGTATTGCGCTATCCGGGTAAGTTTTTTGAGCCCAAACAATATGAAAACATTGTGATCCGCGCCGAGGAAGATGGTTCGGTACTAAGATTGAAAGAAATTGCTGATGTTGAATTTGGTTCCTTAACCTACAGTATGGTATCCAATACTGATGGCAAGCCTTCTGCATCAATTATGATAAAACAACGCCCCGGCTCAAATGCCCGCGACGTTATCAATAACATTAAAACCCGCATGGCCGAGCTTAAGGAAAGCTCTTTCCCGGCCGGGATGACCTTCAACGTAAACTATGATGTATCCCGCTTTTTGGATGCATCCATACATGAAGTATTACGTACGCTGGTTGAGGCTTTTATACTGGTTTTCATTGTAGTATTTATTTTCCTGCAAGATTTCCGGTCTACCTTAATTCCCGCTTTGGCCGTGCCCGTCGCCCTTATCGGCTCACTGTTTTTTATGCAGATGCTGGGTTTCTCCATCAACCTGCTCACGCTGTTCGCCCTGGTACTGGCTATTGGTATTGTGGTGGATAACGCAATTGTAGTGGTGGAAGCAGTACACGTAAAGATGACCGAAAACCACATGAACGCCATGGATGCCACTGTTAGCGCTATGCGTGAGATCAGCGGGGCCATCGTGGCTATTACGCTGGTAATGTCGGCGGTATTTGTGCCGGTGGCTTTCATGTCGGGACCAGTTGGTGTGTTTTACAGGCAGTTTTCGCTTACGCTGGCTATCTCTATTGTGATATCGGGTGTTAACGCGCTAACGCTTACCCCTGCCCTTTGTGCCATTATGCTTAAGCATAATCCTGCATCGCAAAAGAAAACCTTGTTGCAGCGCTTTTTTGGTGGCTTTAACAATAAATACAACGGGTTGCAGAATAAGTATTCAACCTTCATGACTTACCTGTCGCCACGCAAGGGTATTACGTTGATACTGTTGGCAGGGTTCTTCATACTAACCTGGGGCACCAGCGCTATTTTGCCGACAGGTTTTATCCCAACTGAAGATCAGGGTATGCTCTACGTAAACGTAACTACTCCCGCCGGTGCCACTGTTGAACGTACTGAACAGGTATTAAAAGAGATTGAAGCCAAAACCAAATCGATGAAATCTATCGAATCAGTTTCAACGCTTTCGGGTTATAGTTTGGTGAACGAGATAGCGGGTGCATCATACGGTATGGCCATGATCAACCTTAAACCATGGGATGAGCGTGAAGAATCATTAGACGATATCATTGCCGAGCTAACCACTAAAACAAAAAACATCGGAGATGCCTCTATCCAGTTCTTCCCTCCGCCTACTGTACCAGGTTTTGGTAACGCCAGTGGTTTTGAGATACGGGTGCTGGATAAAAGCGGACAGGGTGATTTGCAAAAAGCCGCCGAGGTAACCAAAAACTTTGTCGACGCACTCAATGCTTCGCCGGAGATTGCCGGTGCATTTACCAGCTTCGACCCTAATTTTCCGCAGTACATGATCTCTGTTGATCAGCAAACGGCCGCGCAGAAAGGTATTACTGTAGATAAAGCGATGTCGACCCTGCAAACGTTGATGGGTAGTTTTTATGCCTCAAACTTTATCCGTTTTGGCCAAATGTACAAAGTGATGGTGCAAGCGTCGCCCGAATACAGATCGCGCCCGGAGGATGTGTTAAACCTGCAGGTTAAGAATGACAAAGGCGAAATGGTGCCGTTCTCTACCTTCATTAAAATGGAGAAAGTATTTGGTCCCGAACAGCTTACCCGTTACAATATGTATACGTCAGCCATGGTTACCGGTGATGCCGACAAAGGTTTCAGCAGCGGCGACGCGATTAAAGCCATTGAACGTATCGCTGCCGAAAAACTCCCTAAAGGTTATGCCTTTGAATGGTCGGGAATGACACGTGAGCAGATCCTGTCAGGCAACCAGGCTATCTACATTTTCGTGATCTGTTTGATATTTGTTTACCTGTTGCTGGCAGCCCAGTATGAGAGTTTTTTATTGCCGCTTCCGGTTATCCTTTCACTGCCCACGGGTATTTTCGGGGCATTCTTCTTTTTAAAGATCACCGGGCTCGAAAACAACATCTATGCGCAGGTGGCATTGGTGATGCTTATCGGCTTGTTAGGCAAAAACGCCATCCTGATAGTTGAGTTCGCTATCCAAAGGCAAAAAGAAGGCTTGAGCGTTTTGAAAGCGGCTATTGAGGGTGCTGTTTCCCGTTTACGACCTATCCTCATGACCTCGCTGGCGTTTATTGCCGGTTTGATCCCATTGTGCGTAGCGAGTGGCGCTGGCGCTATGGGTAACCGTTCAATAGGTACTGCCGCTGCCGGGGGTATGTTGATGGGAACCATTTTTGGTTTGATCCTTATTCCGGGGTTGTACGTGATTTTCGCAGGCCTGGCCGAACGGAACAAAAAGAAGAAGCCGGCTACAGAAGTAGTTCATCATGAGTTGGATATCGTTAATAATTAA
- a CDS encoding TolC family protein, with protein MLKKASFYILNTALLLVIMAGCKSYKPVTGQEVTANLPSTFNNNTDTATVASLPIGQFFADQRLVNLIDTALKANPDLLSALQRVEAARANLRFNASKLLPTINLAANAGVEKYGDYTQNGVGNYDTNFSNNINSDQHIPNPVPNYFLGFQSSWEVDLWGKLNNQKKAAFARFLASQSGYRLVTTALTAQIAGLYYQLLAYDTELGIIKKNIKLQEHALEIVKIQKLGGRATELAVQQFEAQLSRTKGMEYTTRQQITESENQLRFLTGSYSGKVTRDTSIMKTKLPVVIGTGVPSQMLLNRPDIRGAELELTAMNADIKAARANFFPTLTLTPYVGYNSFRANLLFDPASFTYGILGGITAPIFNRKAIKAEYERTIAEQKIAVYNYQKSILSGFQEVNNNLSGIENFNRAFEFKQQELQALNNALSVANDLYLVGRANYLEIITAQRSVLDAELELAGIKRDIFLSSVNLYQAVGGGWR; from the coding sequence ATGCTAAAAAAAGCAAGTTTCTATATACTTAATACAGCACTTTTACTGGTCATCATGGCCGGTTGCAAAAGTTATAAGCCGGTCACGGGCCAGGAAGTAACTGCCAATTTGCCGTCGACTTTTAACAATAATACCGATACGGCAACGGTTGCAAGCCTGCCCATCGGTCAGTTTTTTGCCGATCAAAGGCTCGTTAACCTTATCGACACAGCGCTTAAAGCCAATCCTGATTTGTTAAGCGCCCTGCAAAGGGTTGAGGCCGCCAGGGCTAATCTGCGGTTCAACGCATCAAAACTTTTGCCTACTATCAACCTGGCAGCAAATGCCGGCGTTGAAAAATACGGCGATTACACCCAGAATGGCGTGGGTAATTACGACACCAATTTTTCAAACAACATCAACAGCGATCAGCATATCCCTAACCCGGTGCCTAACTATTTCCTGGGCTTTCAAAGCTCATGGGAGGTTGATCTTTGGGGCAAACTGAACAACCAGAAAAAAGCGGCTTTCGCCCGCTTCCTGGCCAGCCAAAGCGGGTATCGTTTAGTAACAACCGCGCTTACAGCCCAAATTGCGGGCCTTTATTACCAATTGCTGGCTTATGATACCGAACTGGGGATCATCAAAAAGAATATCAAACTCCAGGAGCATGCGCTGGAAATTGTTAAAATCCAAAAGCTTGGCGGTCGTGCTACGGAGTTGGCAGTTCAGCAGTTTGAGGCGCAGTTGTCCCGTACTAAAGGCATGGAATATACCACCCGCCAGCAAATCACCGAGTCCGAGAACCAGCTTCGCTTTTTAACCGGAAGCTATTCGGGCAAAGTCACACGGGATACTTCTATCATGAAAACCAAGCTTCCTGTAGTTATCGGTACCGGTGTTCCGTCTCAAATGTTATTAAACCGCCCGGATATCCGCGGCGCCGAGTTGGAGCTTACAGCAATGAATGCAGACATTAAAGCGGCAAGGGCAAACTTTTTCCCTACTTTAACATTAACCCCATATGTTGGCTATAACAGCTTCAGGGCAAATCTTTTATTTGACCCGGCTTCGTTTACCTATGGTATTTTAGGAGGTATCACCGCCCCTATCTTTAATCGCAAAGCTATCAAAGCCGAATATGAGCGAACCATAGCCGAGCAAAAGATAGCGGTGTACAATTATCAAAAAAGCATCCTGTCCGGCTTCCAGGAGGTGAACAACAATTTAAGCGGAATAGAGAATTTTAACCGCGCCTTTGAGTTTAAGCAACAGGAGTTGCAAGCGCTTAACAACGCACTGTCTGTTGCAAATGACTTATATCTTGTTGGCCGGGCCAATTACCTTGAAATTATCACTGCCCAGCGCAGCGTACTTGATGCCGAGCTTGAACTGGCCGGCATTAAACGCGATATATTTTTAAGCTCGGTTAATTTATACCAGGCTGTTGGTGGTGGTTGGAGATAG
- a CDS encoding M16 family metallopeptidase, with product MIKHLKHALIAPSIAVLAFNAAAQTGAQPKLIEKVTRKGTELVIPYEKYVLPNGLTVILAEDHSDPLVHVDITYHVGSAREEIGKSGFAHFFEHMMFQGSDHVANGDHFKIITEAGGTLNGSTNRDRTNYYETVPANQLEKMLWLESDRMGFLLDAVTQQKFEVQRATVKNERGQNYDNRPYGLVGQYASKTLYPYGHPYSWLTIGYIEELNKVGVNDLKNFFLRWYGPNNATLTIGGDLNPKQTLAWVSKYFGSIPRGPMVKNMSLPAPVLKADRYVSYTDNYAKFPLLSISYPGVKIYDKDMSPLDALSAIIGQGRNSIFYKNFVKTRKAAQATMGSSNTELAGEISIRVVPFPGQTLADAKKLVDESLVEFEKKGVSDDDLARFKASSEADYINSLSSVSGKVSELAQAQTFTGNPNQIGRELAAIRAVTKEDVMRVYNQYVKGKPAVILSVLPKGGNLQPVAPDNFTVDTTGYKAPDYGYKGLVYHKPKDSFDRAAKPGVGANPAIKVPAIWSANTPNGINIIGTQNNEIPSVSMTIAIKGGGLFAVSDPSKAGLANIVARMMNEETQKYTAEDFNSELDKLGSSITFYASLDQIGAEVSSLTKNLGKTMSLLEERLYHPKFTQDALDRIKKQTLEGFKQAKTQPAGVASTVYSKILYGTDNVRTYAAGGNEETVGGITLQDVQDYYDKNFAPSLTKIVVVGDVSEASAKSALAFLNSWKDKKVTVPAPVEGKTFDKTTLYLVDIPGAAQSEIRIGYLDKLNYDATGDYYKLNIANYILGGAFNSHINLNLREKKGWTYGARSSFSSGKYGGDFTASAGVLATATDSSVVEFMKEITNYQKTGITADELKFTQTSIGQSDARHYETNAQKAAFLSRIQEYDLKPTYVDEQNKILSSITPAEINTLASKYLIPDNMIILVVGDKARIAPGLQKLGYPIVELDVDGKPKQ from the coding sequence ATGATCAAACATTTAAAGCATGCATTGATTGCCCCATCAATTGCTGTACTGGCTTTTAACGCCGCTGCTCAAACCGGCGCTCAGCCAAAGCTCATTGAAAAGGTTACCCGCAAGGGAACCGAGCTGGTGATCCCTTATGAAAAGTATGTATTACCTAACGGACTAACCGTTATTTTGGCTGAAGACCACTCCGACCCACTTGTTCACGTTGATATAACCTATCACGTAGGTTCGGCCCGCGAGGAGATCGGTAAATCGGGCTTTGCGCATTTCTTTGAGCACATGATGTTCCAGGGGTCGGACCACGTAGCAAATGGCGATCACTTCAAGATCATCACCGAAGCAGGCGGTACCCTGAACGGATCAACCAACCGCGACCGCACCAATTATTACGAAACCGTACCGGCCAATCAACTGGAAAAAATGCTTTGGCTGGAATCAGACAGGATGGGTTTCCTGCTTGATGCCGTTACACAACAAAAATTTGAGGTTCAGCGTGCAACAGTAAAAAACGAACGCGGGCAGAATTATGATAACCGTCCGTACGGTTTAGTTGGCCAGTACGCTTCAAAAACATTATATCCATATGGTCACCCCTATTCATGGCTTACCATCGGCTACATCGAGGAGTTGAACAAAGTAGGTGTAAACGATCTTAAAAACTTTTTCCTGAGATGGTATGGCCCTAACAATGCCACGCTAACCATTGGCGGCGATCTTAACCCTAAGCAAACATTAGCCTGGGTAAGCAAATATTTCGGCAGCATCCCGAGAGGCCCGATGGTTAAAAATATGTCATTACCGGCACCGGTATTAAAAGCCGACAGGTATGTATCCTATACAGACAACTACGCCAAGTTCCCGCTGCTATCAATAAGCTATCCGGGCGTTAAGATCTATGATAAAGATATGTCGCCGCTTGACGCGTTATCGGCTATCATCGGTCAGGGACGTAACTCTATTTTTTATAAAAACTTTGTAAAAACCCGTAAGGCGGCACAGGCAACCATGGGCTCATCTAACACCGAACTTGCCGGCGAGATCAGTATCAGGGTTGTACCTTTCCCTGGTCAAACACTGGCTGATGCTAAGAAACTGGTAGATGAATCGTTAGTTGAGTTTGAGAAAAAAGGTGTAAGCGATGACGATCTGGCCCGCTTTAAGGCAAGCTCTGAAGCTGATTACATCAACAGCCTGTCAAGCGTAAGCGGTAAAGTATCTGAACTGGCACAGGCGCAAACTTTTACAGGTAACCCTAACCAGATTGGACGCGAACTGGCCGCCATTCGTGCCGTTACCAAAGAAGATGTAATGCGCGTTTACAACCAATACGTTAAAGGTAAACCTGCCGTAATATTAAGCGTACTACCTAAAGGCGGCAACTTGCAGCCGGTAGCTCCTGATAATTTTACTGTTGATACCACAGGGTACAAAGCGCCTGACTACGGTTACAAAGGTTTGGTTTACCACAAACCTAAAGATAGTTTTGACCGCGCTGCAAAACCCGGTGTTGGTGCCAACCCGGCTATTAAAGTTCCGGCTATATGGTCGGCCAATACGCCAAATGGTATCAATATCATCGGCACACAAAATAATGAGATCCCTTCGGTGTCTATGACTATCGCTATTAAAGGCGGTGGTTTGTTTGCTGTCAGTGATCCATCTAAGGCAGGTCTGGCAAATATTGTTGCCCGCATGATGAACGAAGAAACCCAGAAATACACCGCTGAAGATTTCAACTCCGAACTGGATAAACTGGGCAGCAGCATTACCTTTTACGCCAGTTTAGACCAGATTGGTGCCGAGGTATCGTCACTCACCAAAAACCTGGGTAAAACCATGTCGCTGCTGGAAGAAAGGCTATACCATCCTAAATTTACACAGGACGCGCTCGACAGGATCAAGAAACAAACGTTGGAAGGCTTTAAGCAAGCGAAAACCCAACCTGCAGGTGTTGCCAGCACTGTTTACAGCAAAATACTTTACGGTACAGACAATGTACGTACTTACGCAGCCGGTGGTAACGAAGAAACTGTTGGCGGTATTACTTTGCAGGACGTTCAGGATTATTACGATAAAAACTTCGCTCCGTCATTAACAAAAATTGTTGTAGTGGGAGATGTTAGCGAGGCATCAGCAAAAAGTGCCCTTGCTTTCTTAAACTCATGGAAAGATAAAAAGGTAACTGTCCCTGCCCCGGTTGAAGGCAAAACGTTTGATAAAACAACTTTATATCTTGTTGATATTCCGGGTGCGGCGCAATCCGAAATCAGGATCGGCTATCTTGATAAACTTAACTATGATGCAACCGGCGATTATTATAAACTGAACATTGCCAACTACATTTTAGGTGGCGCGTTCAACAGCCATATTAATCTTAACCTAAGGGAGAAAAAAGGCTGGACTTATGGTGCCCGCTCATCTTTCAGCTCAGGTAAATATGGCGGCGATTTTACCGCATCGGCCGGGGTATTGGCTACCGCTACAGATAGCTCGGTGGTTGAATTCATGAAGGAGATCACCAATTATCAAAAAACAGGTATTACCGCTGATGAATTGAAGTTTACACAAACCTCCATCGGTCAGAGCGACGCACGCCATTATGAAACCAATGCGCAAAAAGCAGCCTTTTTATCACGCATTCAGGAGTATGATCTGAAGCCAACTTATGTTGACGAGCAAAACAAGATCTTATCAAGCATTACTCCTGCCGAGATCAACACGCTCGCGTCAAAATATCTTATCCCAGACAACATGATCATCTTAGTTGTTGGTGATAAAGCAAGGATAGCTCCGGGCTTACAAAAATTGGGATACCCTATTGTTGAACTTGACGTTGATGGCAAGCCAAAGCAATAA
- a CDS encoding RNA polymerase sigma-70 factor, with translation MSIVKGIFGQKNNATTSAENVDLDVLFKQYYDRLVYFSLQFIKDKDQAEDIVQDAFIKYWNQRESVVQDKIAIKNFLYSTVRNASLNTIRHGKVVEAYIQQQGNTEPEEPPVIEAIITAEAVAEIHAALHSLPESHRTISIMGYFDGKKNQEIADELDMSVNTVKKQKQRALELMRVKLSPEMFTAFIAIGLSFFKK, from the coding sequence ATGAGTATCGTAAAGGGAATTTTTGGGCAAAAAAATAACGCTACCACTTCAGCAGAAAATGTTGATCTGGATGTTCTCTTCAAACAATATTACGACAGGCTGGTATACTTCTCTCTCCAGTTTATTAAAGATAAAGACCAGGCCGAAGATATTGTACAGGACGCTTTCATTAAATACTGGAACCAACGCGAAAGTGTTGTGCAGGATAAGATCGCGATCAAAAACTTTCTGTACAGTACCGTTCGCAACGCAAGCCTAAACACCATACGGCATGGTAAAGTTGTTGAAGCCTATATTCAGCAACAAGGTAATACCGAACCGGAAGAACCACCCGTAATTGAAGCTATCATCACGGCCGAAGCTGTAGCCGAAATCCATGCCGCCCTGCACTCACTACCCGAAAGTCACCGCACCATATCAATCATGGGGTATTTTGATGGTAAAAAGAACCAGGAAATTGCCGATGAGCTGGATATGTCAGTAAATACCGTTAAAAAACAAAAACAACGCGCCCTTGAACTGATGCGTGTAAAACTTTCGCCAGAGATGTTCACTGCTTTTATAGCGATTGGCTTGAGCTTTTTTAAAAAGTAA
- a CDS encoding FecR family protein yields the protein MNNYDSYFDLGQLIAKYMRNELGEQEKLQLDQWLQADARNQELFKKLTDEHLLNNELETFSATDKAKAWHNITKSTGFKRKSNKLRWVGYAAAVLLLAALTITLNKRQTAEQPQNLANQHKDIPPGTNKAILTLADGSTIVLDSAKHGQIASQQNVVIKEDENGKVVYEATHETQDPARSAPAETIAMNMLATPRGGQYQVVLPDGTKVWLNAASSLKYPTVFTGNERRVELTGEAYFEVSKNPSKPFNVKTASQTVTVLGTHFNINSYADEGATKTTLLEGSVRVTGNSGQSVKIKPGEQAVNTLSNININENANIDEAVAWKNGKFVFSNTDLQTIMRQLSRWYDVDVEYQGKTAQKHYMGRISRNVPVSQIFEILKTSGLNFTINGRKIIVKS from the coding sequence ATGAATAATTACGACTCATACTTTGACCTGGGCCAGTTGATCGCGAAATATATGCGAAACGAGTTGGGCGAACAGGAAAAACTCCAGCTTGACCAATGGCTTCAGGCTGACGCCCGCAACCAGGAATTATTCAAAAAACTAACTGATGAACATCTGCTCAATAATGAGCTGGAAACCTTTTCAGCAACTGATAAGGCTAAAGCATGGCATAATATTACCAAAAGCACGGGGTTTAAACGCAAAAGTAACAAACTGCGGTGGGTTGGATACGCCGCAGCCGTGCTTTTACTGGCCGCATTAACCATTACTCTAAATAAACGCCAAACTGCAGAGCAGCCACAAAACCTGGCCAATCAACATAAAGACATCCCTCCGGGAACAAATAAAGCAATACTTACCCTTGCCGATGGTTCAACTATAGTTTTGGATAGCGCCAAACACGGGCAAATTGCGAGTCAGCAAAATGTGGTGATCAAGGAAGATGAAAACGGCAAAGTAGTTTATGAGGCGACTCACGAAACTCAAGACCCTGCCCGTTCTGCTCCTGCCGAAACTATAGCCATGAATATGCTGGCTACTCCACGAGGCGGACAATACCAGGTTGTTTTGCCCGATGGCACAAAGGTTTGGTTAAACGCTGCATCCTCACTGAAATATCCAACCGTATTTACAGGTAATGAGCGCAGGGTTGAACTTACCGGCGAGGCCTATTTTGAAGTAAGTAAAAATCCTTCAAAGCCATTCAATGTAAAAACCGCGAGCCAGACCGTTACAGTGTTAGGTACACATTTTAACATTAACAGTTATGCCGATGAGGGGGCTACTAAAACCACCCTGCTTGAAGGCAGTGTGAGGGTTACCGGCAACTCTGGACAATCGGTTAAAATAAAACCGGGCGAGCAGGCTGTCAACACTTTAAGCAACATCAACATTAATGAGAATGCCAACATTGACGAGGCAGTGGCCTGGAAGAATGGAAAATTTGTTTTCAGCAATACCGATCTGCAAACCATTATGCGCCAGCTATCCCGTTGGTATGATGTGGATGTAGAGTACCAGGGCAAAACAGCGCAAAAACATTACATGGGGCGTATTTCGCGCAATGTACCTGTGTCACAAATATTTGAAATTCTTAAAACAAGCGGCTTAAACTTCACAATTAACGGGAGGAAGATTATAGTAAAATCATAA